From Pongo pygmaeus isolate AG05252 chromosome 1, NHGRI_mPonPyg2-v2.0_pri, whole genome shotgun sequence, one genomic window encodes:
- the USP1 gene encoding ubiquitin carboxyl-terminal hydrolase 1 translates to MPGVIPSESNGLSRGSPSKKNRLSLKFFQKKETKRALDFTDSQENEEKASEYRASEIDQVVPAAQSSPINCEKRENLLPFVGLNNLGNTCYLNSILQVLYFCPGFKSGVKHLFNIISRKKEALKDEANQKDKGNCKEDSLASYELICSLQSLIISVEQLQASFLLNPEKYTDELATQPRRLLNTLRELNPMYEGYLQHDAQEVLQCILGNIQETCQLLKKEEVKNVAELPTKVEEIPHPKEEMSGINSMEMDSMRHSEDFKEKLPKGNGKRKSDTEFGNVKKKVKVSKEHQSLEENQRQTRSKRKATSDTLESPPKIIPKYISENESPRPSQKKSRVKINWLKSATKQPSILSKFCSLGKITTNQGAKGQSKENEYDPEEDLGKCENDNTTNGCGLESPGNTVTPVNVNEVKPINKGEEQIGFELVEKLFQGQLVLRTRCLECESLTERREDFQDISVPVQEDELSKVEESSEISPEPKTEMKTLRWAISQFASVERIVGEDKYFCENCHHYTEAERSLLFDKMPEVITIHLKCFAASGLEFDCYGGGLSKINTPLLTPLKLSLEEWSTKPTNDSYGLFAVVMHSGITISSGHYTASVKVTDLNSLELDKGNFVVDQMCEIGKPEPLNEEEARGVVENYNDEEVSIRVGGNTQPSKVLNKKNVEAIGLLGGQKSKADYELYNKASNPDKVASTAFAENRNSETNDTNGTHESDRNKESSDQTGINISGFENKISYVVQSLKEYEGKWLLFDDSEVKVTEEKDFLNSLSPSTSPTSTPYLLFYKKL, encoded by the exons atgccTGGTGTCATACCTAGCGAAAGTAATGGACTTTCAAGAGGTAGCCCATCAAAGAAAAACAGACTTTCCTTAAAGTTTTTTCAGAAAAAGGAAACTAAGAGAGCTTTGGATTTCACAGATtctcaagaaaatgaagaaaaagcttCTGAATATAGAGCATCTGAAAT TGATCAAGTTGTTCCTGCAGCACAGTCTTCACCTATAAACTGTGAGAAGAGAGAAAACTTGTTACCATTTGTGGGACTGAATAATCTCGGCAATACTTGCTATCTTAATAGTATACTTCAG GTATTATATTTTTGTCCCGGTTTTAAATCTGGAGTAAAGcacttatttaatattatttcaagGAAGAAAGAAGCTCTAAAGGATGAAGCCAATCAAAAAGacaag GGAAATTGCAAAGAAGATTCTTTGGCAAGTTATGAATTGATATGCAGTTTACAGTCCTTAATCATTTCGGTTGAACAGCTCCAGGCTAGTTTTCTCTTAAATCCAGAGAAATATACTGATGAACTTGCCACTCAGCCAAGGCGACTGCTTAACACACTCAG ggAACTCAACCCTATGTATGAAGGATATCTACAGCATGATGCACAGGAAGTATTACAGTGTATTTTGGGAAACATTCAAGAAACATGCCAACtcctaaaaaaagaagaagtaaaaaatgtGGCAGAATTACCTACTAAGGTAGAAGAAATACCCCATCCGAAAGAGGAAATGAGTGGTATTAACAGCATGGAGATGGACAGTATGAGGCATTCTGAAGACTTTAAAGAAAAACTCCCaaaaggaaatgggaaaagaaaaagtgacaCTGAATTTGGTAACGTgaagaaaaaagttaaagtaTCCAAGGAACACCAGTCATTGGAAGAGAACCAGAGACAAACTAGATCAAAAAGAAAAGCTACAAGTGATACGTTAGAGAGTCCTCCTAAAATAATTCCCAAGTATATTTCTGAAAATGAGAGTCCAAGACCCTCACAAAAGAAATCACGAGTTAAAATAAATTGGTTAAAGTCTGCAACTAAGCAACCCAGCATTCTTTCTAAATTCTGTAGTCtgggaaaaataacaacaaaccaAGGAGCCAAAGGacaatccaaagaaaatgaatatgatCCTGAAGAGGACTTGGGGAAGTGTGAAAATGATAACACAACTAATGGTTGTGGACTTGAATCTCCAGGAAATACTGTTACACCTGTAAATGTTAATGAAGTTAAACCCATAAACAAAG GTGAGGAACAAATTGGTTTTGAGCTAGTGGAGAAATTATTTCAAGGTCAGCTGGTATTAAGGACGCGTTGCTTGGAATGTGAAAGTTtaacagaaagaagagaagattttCAAGACATCAGTGTGCCAGTACAAGAAGATGAGCTTTCCAAAGTAGAGGAGAGTTCTGAAA tttctCCAGAGccaaaaacagaaatgaagacccTGAGATGGGCAATTTCACAATTTGCTTCAGTAGAAAGGATTGTAGGAGAAGATAAATATTTCTGTGAAAACTGCCATCATTATACTGAAGCTGAACGAAGTCTTTTGTTTGACAAAATGCCTGAAGTTATAACTATTCATTTGAAGTGCTTTGCTGCTAGTGGTTTGGA GTTTGATTGTTATGGTGGTGGACTTTCCAAGATCAACACACCTTTATTGACACCTCTTAAATTGTCACTAGAAGAATGGAGCACAAAGCCAACTAACGACAGCTATGGATTATTTGCGGTTGTGATGCATAGTGGCATTACAATTAGTAGTGGGCATTACACTGCTTCTGTTAAAGTCACTGACCTTAACAGTTTAGAACTAGATAAAGGAAATTTTGTGGTTGACCAAATGTGTGAAATAGGTAAGCCAGAACCATTGAATGAGGAGGAAGCAAGGGGTGTGGTTGAGAATTACAATGATGAAGAAGTGTCGATTAGAGTTGGTGGAAATACACAGCCAAGTAAAGTTTTgaacaaaaaaaatgtagaagCTATTGGACTTCTTGGAGGACAAAAGAGCAAAGCAGATTATGAGCTATACAACAAAGCCTCTAATCCTGATAAGGTTGCTAGTACAGCGTTTGCTGAAAATAGAAATTCTGAGACTAATGATACTAATGGGACCCATGAATCTGATAGAAACAAGGAATCCAGTGACCAAACAGGCATTAATATTAGTGGATTTGAGAACAAAATTTCATACGTAGTACAAAGCTTAAAGGAGTATGAGGGGAAGTGGTTGCTTTTTGATGATTCTGAAGTCAAAGTTACTGAAGAGAAGGACTTTCTGAATTCTCTTTCCCCTTCTACATCTCCTACTTCTACTCCTTACTTgctattttataagaaattataG